The proteins below are encoded in one region of Ostrea edulis chromosome 3, xbOstEdul1.1, whole genome shotgun sequence:
- the LOC125675096 gene encoding uncharacterized protein LOC125675096, whose protein sequence is MGLYKVTGFLATIVTSVCYMVSFCAPFWYYIDLGPQEIYGGLWLSCLSNFITKTCSNKVNGSNPGWIHVYQTFGCLALVCVIASLVLAIIYMFLWQLKEWLRKAIICSAFASGIMIFLCVTIFAAKFRDRDYEKEDLSFCFYLAIVGILTSIGTGAVLLVGKTKGD, encoded by the exons ATGGGTTTATACAAAGTCACGGGATTTTTAGCCACTATCGTCACCTCGGTGTGTTACATGGTGTCGTTTTGCGCGCCGTTCTGGTACTACATAGACCTGGGTCCACAGGAAATATACGGAGGATTGTGGTTGTCCTGTCTGTCGAATTTCATCACCAAGACGTGTTCGAATAAAGTGAACGGTTCTAACCCAG GGTGGATACACGTTTATCAGACCTTTGGCTGTTTAGCCCTCGTCTGTGTTATCGCCAGTCTGGTCCTCGCCATCATTTACATGTTCTTATGGCAACTCAAAGAATGGCTTCGTAAAGCCATTATATGCAGTGCGTTTGCTAGTG GGATCATGATCTTTCTTTGTGTAACGATATTTGCCGCCAAATTTCGAGACCGAGACTACGAGAAGGAGGATCTGAGTTTCTGCTTCTACCTAGCCATTGTAGGAATTCTGACCTCGATAGGGACAGGTGCGGTGCTTCTTGTTGGTAAAACCAAAGGGGACTGA
- the LOC125674837 gene encoding osteopetrosis-associated transmembrane protein 1-like → MKRTRLKWILMHLMVVLLGLAYGDVCQSFSGSFDFSYGYIQRHQTPPSLLQRLDSVLPVSNITSECCAFLDDFANEASSFIRCTIERSRPLRFCEQCVIPYERVTTVFNDIMRNTGGCHVFLLDADRVQAILQVHTMIQALWDASDCKNCFYSMSEDENGTVSFQFNTDTLKFLEQYDNFTDCIEKYTNGTYPDFTFINSTVCSACKHEYRELNLHFVNMRKIYNGKICMDLVDMMNYTRLMWGGERDLNCTRHLKDDMVVLLTSFILLTVPFLFYGASCICGKRRKLKLMTQKRLKKTISVEVSFVNHSETNNVNHVHS, encoded by the exons ATGAAGCGAACGAGATTAAAATGGATTTTAATGCATCTGATGGTGGTATTGTTAGGGCTGGCTTACGGCGACGTGTGTCAATCTTTCTCAGGATCTTTTGATTTCTCATATGGATATATTCAGCGCCACCAAACCCCTCCATCTCTCTTGCAGCGTTTGGATTCTGTTCTTCCGGTGTCTAACATAACCAGCGAGTGCTGCGCGTTCCTAGATGACTTTGCTAACGAAGCCTCTAGCTTTATCCGGTGTACGATAGAGCGATCCCGGCCCCTTAGGTTCTGTGAACAATGCGTGATCCCGTATGAAAGAGTGACAACAGTTTTTAATGACATTATGAGA AATACAGGTGGCTGCCATGTGTTTCTGTTGGATGCTGACAGAGTGCAGGCCATTCTTCAAGTCCACACCATGATACAGGCACTCTGGGATGCCTCTGATTGTAAAA ACTGTTTCTACAGTATGAGTGAAGATGAAAATGGCACCGTATCATTCCAGTTCAATACCGACACATTAAAATTCCTGGAGCAGTATGACAATTTTACAGATTGTATCGAGAAATACACGAATGGGACCTATCCAGATTTTACG ttCATCAATTCAACAGTTTGCAGTGCATGTAAACACGAATATAGAGAACTCAATCTTCACTTTGTGAACATGAGGAAAATCTATAATGGTAAAATATGCATGGATCTCGTTGATATG ATGAATTACACGCGTTTAATGTGGGGAGGGGAGCGGGATCTGAACTGTACCCGGCACTTGAAGGACGACATGGTGGTACTCCTCACCAGCTTCATTCTCCTGACTGTGCCGTTTCTGTTTTATGGAGCCAGCTGTATTTGTGGGAAaagaagaaaactcaaactcaTGACAC AAAAAAGACTAAAGAAAACAATTTCTGTAGAAGTGTCATTTGTAAACCATTCAGAGACAAACAACGTTAACCATGTCCACAGTTAG